DNA sequence from the Ciona intestinalis unplaced genomic scaffold, KH HT001072.1, whole genome shotgun sequence genome:
GTCATATTAATGTCACAAATACTAACCCAAGCTTTCCCCACACCGAGGTGAGTCTTGAACTATTACCAAAGTAAACTTCTAATCTTAAGTGAATCGTAGCATAATATTTAGTAATATCCTCGAATACGttggtaaaaattaattaaaacaaccagaaaaatattagaaacaaaacagTAGATATACAACTGGTATCATAGGAATACGTTGGTTGCATGTTATactacaacgtatgtaacatatgttcaatatagtaggttaaggtaagatggtctatatgttttattctgaATTGTCGTCCCAACTAACCCCACAATGCTACGTGTTggtgaaccatcttaccccacacttaCAAACGTCTGTCGTACATAGGTGTGAACTTGTAACCAACTGGGAGGGATGGGAAACGGCGCCCGGCAAAGTCCTTCGATGTCCAACACCTAACTTTGTCACTGACCAACTTTTCCTGGTTATTTGTTCGAATCGAAATTGCCGCAACCCGCAAACAAACGCGAAGATACGCGGTTACTACAGCAAGCCTATTAAACGCACCATAAAGTTGCTTGATAGACATAACAATTACAGAGATATTGAGATTTCGGTTGGTTGTTTCTGTAAAAGACGTGTGTGACTTTACATCGGTAGAAACCTTCGAATATTTCGCATGATCCAACTTGTAAATAAACATGCttcttttaaaactataacttCACTGGCTGTTGCTTGTTTTAGAGCACGctataagtttttatttatgataaattgttgtttaatttattgctgTAACTTGTACTCACAAATACACGGAAATCTGCAGCGTCACCTATGCGCCCTCATGGTTTATTATTAGCATAACATTGCGGTTCCATTGCTCTGGGGAAATGTGTTGCTGGTGTAATGTTGTCCCAACGACCGGGGTAGCTCTCACCATTACTCCTCAGACAATTGACCTGCATTGGAGCGAAACGATAGAGCTGACGAAGAGAACGAACAGCCGAGTTTCCCcactttatgacgtcatattcatGGTGAAGAGGGCGGGAATTACGGGGGCGGGGAATCCCCAACGAcctgtttttaatattgttataaaGGGGGTTACCCAAATGAGTGGTTGCTATAGTTCCAGGCGGcgtggttgtttaaaacatttttcctcAATTTGTCTCTTAAtttgtttcagaaaaaaaaaacgggaaaaatatttttactgttatgTGAATTTAGTGACAGGCAttaattttcttcttttcgttgaataaattaaataaaaatctattttCGGTGTCTTCTGCTATTATAGGGAAAAAAGGGTTCAAGGGTAATTAAGTTTCCATAAGTAAACTatggtgagggaagatgggacatcaactctattttctcgttccatttggtagtaaacaaataacatttgaagaattataaaaccgtatcctcacgactcccgtggaccgttgttaattgtttaaaacacgatcaggatatttgaataatatgtgcttaaggtgtcccatcttcccccacactgcTATATAAACATCACTCacagtttaattaatttgaaataCATTTCCAACGCTTGACTTGAGATGGAACTTTTACAAACTTCAAGATTGGTAGCAgggtaataataaatataatcgACGCACATCTCTTCGTGTAAACCCAGCCCACCCAATGTTATATTGCTTCTATTTTCGGTGTTAAATGTGCACGTAGTTATTAGGGAATCACCCtggaaaatatgaataaataaacgtaacttatttgtcgTTGAATGGCAGGGAAactatagtcgttataacacaggtgttctgtttcaaaacctcgtgccagcttatgagttaccatgtatgtaacttatttatcctcgcatggtggggcaacgaaagtcgccataacacgggtgttctgtttcatacaactcgtgcccgcttacgagttacctcatatgtaactttgtggatagtTATTATNNNNNNNNNNNNNNNNNNNNNNNNNNNNNNNNNNNNNNNNNNNNNNNNNNcctcacatggcggggcaacgacagtcgttattacacgggtgttctgtttcatacacctcgtgcccgcttacgagttaccacatatgtaacttatttatcctcacatggcggggcaacgacagtcgttataacacgggtgttctgtttcatacacctcgtgcccgcttacgagttaccacatatgtaacttatttatcctcacatggcggggcaacgacagtcgttataacacgggtgttctgttttatacacctcgtgccagcttacgagttaccacatatgtaacttatttatcctcacatggcggggcaacgacagtcgttataacacgggtgttctgttttatacacctcgtgccagcttacgagttaccacatatgtaacttatttatcctcacatggcggggcaacgacagtcgttataacacgggtgttctgttttatacacctcgtgccagcttacgagttaccacatatgtaacttatttatcctcacatggcggggaaacgacagtcgttataacacgggtgttctgtttcatacacctcgtgcccgcttaagtattatcacgtatgtaacttgtataactgataatttggacaacccattagagaccactgggttggagcaattgccgttggATGTCTTGTCCACATATACACACACCTACAaaggtagcagcatcgagccttgaacttcTTCTTCTATACTCATTCGTGAACACCTTTAGGATTTATTAAACTCTAACCCCTTGATAATGTCTATACCAGCCGATGCAATGGCATCTTAACACCATCACGATTGACTTACTGCTTGTGTGCAACTGCCTGGGCATTCACCACTCCATTTAAAAGACTTCTGTCCTGGTGGAATCGCCATGTTGGCAGAATATATAACACCAACTTCCATTATTCCAAGATCATGCGGTCGAAGGTTCTCTGTGAAGTGAAACCGAATCCCCGAACCATCGACAAGTCCTCTAATATGCATTGGGTTGTTGTAATGAACCTCCAATCTAACATATGAACTTGCCGTCTTCACCCCGAACGCCATTCCTGCTTCTCTGGGATAATAGAAAGGCTGTGAAATAAGATGGATTGCTTTATCCTCTGGAAGATGTTATGTTTCAGCTCCTGCAGTGACTTTTGCTCTCATGTTATTCGGTTTAAACCTTAATATAATAAGCGTATATGCCCGAAAAACTGGTAAGATTAACGCATTcctttgaataaatttaatataagttaccatagtaccgtgggggaagatgggacacctttagcacataatacccaaacattctgaacgtgttttaaacaattaactagcGTGATCccctatgggagttgtgagcgATACGgttttcataattctttgaatgttcttgtttcACTATACATGAGCTAAgttgagaaaatagaacgaaaaggtgtcccatcttcccaacCATTATAATTATCTTACGTCTGCCCCAAACGCCCATGCGGCCACCACATGACTGCAACGTTGTCATGGCATCAGTCACCTCCCTCCCATCGCATAAACCAACGTATTGTGGAATGTATTTGTCGTTTGCGTCGCACATAAAAACCTATGTATTAAGCGAAGATTTATGGAATTGGAAGTTTTCAAAAGGCCTGAAACAATTTTATCAGAGGTACATTTGACGTCTTTTAGCAGTAGGTGGCCAAAgctttgtttattacgaaaatgtattttaatcatttttagggaaaaaaatatttaaaaaaaatttacacaaaaaatatttaaattgcgCAGACGTCATTTCAAAATCATTCTCTCAAAACTAGCCCTTACCTCAATATGATGAACCAATCCCGGGTTGGCGATCACGCTTTCAAACCCGATGGCATGGACTTTGGTTCGAAACTTAGGTAACTTTTGTATCGAACAAACATACGACGTTTGAGATGTTGGTATTGTTATGTTGGGGGCGATTATACTGAAAGATTTGTGATTGGGTTCCAGTGGTATGTCTCTATAATCCGCCTTCAGTAATTGAACACGCGTCAATGTTTTTGTGGCTTCGGATAAATTGCATCCGTTGCCGTTGATAGATAAAATACCTAGAATGCAAAGGTAACAGCGGTTAGTTTGTAATCTGAATACTtgaaaaaatacctaaaaattaggattatattttgaacacgatagcgaagattaaacttatttaaaaaaacgaaggAAAAAGAATTAGCAAGGTTTCCAATAAACACTCACAATTATTTGGTATAGGAAACACCACGAACACATTGGTTGTCCCGTTATCGAGTTGATAATCTTCTCCATCGCATGTTTGAAACTTTCTTTCAACCTTGATGTTCCAAACGCCATTACTATATTGGTATCCAAGTAACTTGTAGCTATGTTTCGAATCTTCAACGACCTTACCATTAGTATAAAGCCAACAATCCTACAtgaaaggttgtttaaattaacttcGATGTacgaaacttatttatcttcgcatggcggggcaacgacagtcgttataacacgagtgttctgttttatacatctcgtgcccgcttacaagttactacgtatgtaactttgtgggtgctgttttttttaaatagtaaaccATACAAAAATTGAACGTTTCTATTTCTTACTTTAATCGCCACGCTGGTTCTTGTTACACGAACAACAATGAGGTCACCATCTCCCATATTCTCGTCATCAGAGAAACCAAACCCAAACGAATATGAACCCCCCAACATAATGTTTCTCACTTCAATAGTCATGTTGATACTGGAGGTGGTGTAGTTTAGATCCCATTGTAAATTCATTTGATTATTGCctgtatatgaatgaatgtaacttattttatgggGAACACGGGTGTCCTGCTTTCTACACATCGTGCCCATTTACGAATTACTGATATAGTTGTCAAATTGTTGTTGTAAAGTGATTTTCCCAAAGACACCTACGCTCACAGCGATAGCAGTCtcgaagatgggacacccttagcacataatatccaactatcctgatcgtgttttaaacaattcacaacggtcaatggaagtcgtgaggatacggttttataattctttgaacgttatttgtttactaccaaattgaacaagaaaatagaatgaaaaggtgtctcatcttcctcatcctatactgttttattaatcaaaaactCAAACACGACTTACCATTATTTagcaatgaaacaaaatacgaCTTAACAGCAAGattgaaaaataacaaaacgaAAATCACCGAATATTTCTTCATTATTCACACAAGTACTTACAGATTGCCAatgctaaaatattttacccagATTTTTAACGGCCATATAAATATCTAACAAGACACCTGGTAAGCGAGACACAATATTCAATATAAGTAATTAGATAAGAGACAAACGATATCTTGAATCCTACTTACAAATCAATGCtaacattatattttcccACCTAATGATTCACTTTGCGTAATAAATGTCTCCACTTTAATACAAGCTCCTTCAAAGTCGATATTTAAACGTCCGACGTTACAAACACTAGTGTTCCACGATATTCATATAAGAGGGTGAGGGAAGTTGGgccactttttcattctattttctcctcttttttggtagtaaacaaagaacatttaaagaattataaaactatatcctcacgactcttatagaccgttgttaattgttaaaaacatgatcaggatatttggatatgatgTGCTATAACAGGTGTCCTATCCCACTCTTACTGCATATATAACACATAAGTGGATAAAAGAAACAGCAACTTTGGACACGTTATCAAAACGTATGAGtgtgttttggtttatttatatttttattttgagttGAAAGTCTTTTATATTATCATGCATGGAGTCTCTGATCACATCGAAGGATTCTTCAGCTAAAACGTTTTAACGTTAACGATATTTATATAACCCGCATTTGGTAAATAACGccaatgttttattacttgtgagtgggcacgaggtatatggaacagaacactcgtgttataacgattgtcgttatCCCgtcatgcgaagataaataagttacatgagttcaagatttaaaataagaagCTACTATCCACCATTTTGCATCTGGTGTCCATTATACGCGCCTAACGTCGTTTCGGTGAGGATGAAGATACCGATGACAAGCAAGAGGAGAAGcgctgacttgttcatctgcaaaaacaaacattcgtcacaaaacacgattaaaacCAACCAACCACTCACATTGTTGCTTTCTAAATAAACCCTTTATTTCGATCGTTAAAATGTAACAGCGGTCcttattgttcaaaacaactTCATCTCAATTTCTTGTTAACGTTGAATTACTTCCCGTGGTGTTTCTGACTAGACTGCATCAATTTGGTATTTCATGAGTTTCCAAAATGCACAAAGGAGTTTTGCAATAGGACGGAGTATGGGAGGTAGGCATATGCgtgcttgggcaagacacttaacggcaactactccaacccagtggtcacttatgggttgtccaaattgtcagccatagagTAAAATAAACTACCTTTCAAAATTCATTCATATAGTAACGCCGTTATCGCCAACTTTGTACATTTAAGTAATTTGTGTTTGGTTAAGAATAATAAACTGATAATCATATAGCAAAACTAGTATTTAAGAAGTTCTAATATCTATCTAATGTTTACAATAACTTATTTCTTTGTGGTTTACCTTTAAGACCACAGGAtgtgggttcaagactcgacCATGCTACCATTTGAGCgtgtttataaaagaaaaactatcactcacaaagttacatatgtgttaacttgtaagcgggcacgaggtgtatgaaacagaacacccgtgttataacgactgtcgttgccccgccatgcgagaataaataaaattaaaatattttatttcaaaaacatagaaacaaagtttattCATAAAACCAAGCTATAAAGTTCTTGTTTAGGTTTGAAttgcttaaaaaataacaacgcaGTAAAAAATGACAGAAAGAATAAAAGTGAATCTAAATGCATCATATTATAACACGATAttatggaataaaaaataatcaacacaACATTATTGGCCTCATGTTCTTTTGGGTTCCAACTTATTTGacatttcatttaaaagtatttgatTTGTGATCACTGAAACTTCCCTCGTGTAATTTCGAGATTCTTCAGCTGTTTTGGTGCTTTCGAAAAACTGATTATCTGAAATATAGAATtagaaaaatttttttattactgcggggtaagatggacaccgctagtacataatatcccatattttctaatcgtgtttttaacaactaataaTATTCTTTAAGAGCTttaaggatatggttatataattctattaacggtgaaataataactttgtttgttttagaacTCAAAACTGAACACGCCGGTTGAATTATGTTTGGAAAACTTTATATTCagtaattaatataaaacataataaataaagttaccCAAGCTTCTACTGCAGCCGTGTACAACAAGTCGTATACTGTTACTGAGCATATGCTGTGGAataatagaaacattatattattctgtACAATAGAGGTTCAAATTATTTGACACCGATTTATAAAATCTACAAACTTCATAATTTTAAAGTCATTAAGATACAGGACCAAGTGTTACGGAACGCATAACCGACAAAAGGCAAGTTCAACGAATGGattattatgaaatatttcaaatatccTTACATCCTTGTAAAACTTAAGTATTTAGGCGCATGCTGCAATACACATTATCTTTgttacaattaaattaaaccgatcatttttaaattcagcTTCAATATATAAGCTTACCATCTTTTCGAAGTTAACGAGCccgtttttattaaaagtatcATTCCCCTCGTGTTGGAACGTCAGGTCTTTCATGAGGAgcgggaaatatgggattctCGCGCTGTTGGTCGACGACACAAACACACGATAGTTGCGGTGTTTGCGCGAGGGGTCGAGTATCGTCTCAAACTCGTCAACCAACTTCCGATACTTGGTGGGCAACTTGTCCCACGTTCCATGCAGGCGACTGATGGCTTGGTTGCCGATACCGATCATCACAGCCATGAACCCAAACATGTTCCCgtacatttttaaactggaAAATAAACGATTATTAATGGgtatgaatgaaagtaacttgggggcaatgacagtcgttataacacgggtgttctgttccatacacctcgtgcccgcttacaagttaccatgtatgtaacttatttatcctcaccatggcggggcaatgacagtcgttataaacacgggtgttctgtttcatacacctcatgcctgcttNNNNNNNNNNNNNNNNNNNNNNNNNNNNNNNNNNNNNNNNNNNNNNNNNNCACTCAGCTACTTACAGGTGAATGTTGTTCATAAGTTGCCAATCATGTTGCGTTACATGGTAAGCTATCTCGAGTGAACTAACAGTTTCCATGCACGTGGTTGGTTGGATggtgggtgggggaagttgaaTCGATGCCTGGGGTTGAAAAGGTTGTTACTTAGGCgacaaacctggggtggcagggtaggcaggccaaccctagaattttctgcactgcattaatcagtaaacataggaatcatatttgtttcataggaaTGTGCGTATAACTATCCCTACttcccctgtgttttaaacaaaataagaattaACAGAGCGCTTGCGTTGGTTAAATAGGGGTGGCAGCATACCAGtcggtattttaaatatatgacaA
Encoded proteins:
- the LOC104266414 gene encoding uncharacterized protein LOC104266414 translates to MYGVFKVGRSTRTSTFIFAVVSVYVILMSQILTQAFPTPRCELVTNWEGWETAPGKVLRCPTPNFVTDQLFLVICSNRNCRNPQTNAKIRGYYSKPIKRTIKLLDRHNNYRDIEISVGCFCKRRV
- the LOC100176680 gene encoding dopamine beta-hydroxylase-like, translated to MKKYSVIFVLLFFNLAVKSYFVSLLNNGNNQMNLQWDLNYTTSSINMTIEVRNIMLGGSYSFGFGFSDDENMGDGDLIVVRVTRTSVAIKDCWLYTNGKVVEDSKHSYKLLGYQYSNGVWNIKVERKFQTCDGEDYQLDNGTTNVFVVFPIPNNCILSINGNGCNLSEATKTLTRVQLLKADYRDIPLEPNHKSFSIIAPNITIPTSQTSYVCSIQKLPKFRTKVHAIGFESVIANPGLVHHIEVFIHVVAAWAFGADPFYYPREAGMAFGVKTASSYVRLEVHYNNPMHIRGLVDGSGIRFHFTENLRPHDLGIMEVGVIYSANMAIPPGQKSFKWSGECPGSCTQAVITYELRLFIHIFQGDSLITTCTFNTENRSNITLGGLGLHEEMCVDYIYYYPATNLEVCKSSISSQALEMYFKLIKLSLGIPRPRNSRPLHHEYDVIKWGNSAVRSLRQLYRFAPMQVNCLRSNGESYPGRWDNITPATHFPRAMEPQCYANNKP